From the genome of Xiphophorus hellerii strain 12219 chromosome 11, Xiphophorus_hellerii-4.1, whole genome shotgun sequence, one region includes:
- the LOC116728503 gene encoding vacuolar protein sorting-associated protein 26B-like: MNFFGFGQTAEIDIVLNDAETRKKAEHNGEDGRKDKYFRFFDGETVSGKVNVTLKYPGKRLEHNGIKVEFVGQIELYYDRGNHHEFVSLVKDLARPGELTQSQTFDFEFTHVEKPYESYTGQNVKLRYFLKVTISRKLSDITKELDIVVHTLSTYPDLNSSIKMEVGIEDCLHIEFEYNKSKYHLKDVIVGKIYFLLVRIKIRHMEIDIIRRETTGTGPSVYNENDTIAKYEIMDGAPVRGESIPIRLFLASYELTPTMKDVNKKFSVRYFLNLVLIDEEDRRYFKQQEIILWRKGDIVKKSMSHQAIMAAQRFEGSSNPEKSHSQSAEDGKS; encoded by the exons ATGAACTTCTTCGGGTTCGGTCAGACTGCGGAGATCGATATAGTTCTGAATGACGCCGAGACGAGGAAGAAAGCAGAACACAACGGTGAAGACGGAAGGAAGGACAAATATTTCCGATTCTTCGACGGGGAGACGGTGTCGGGAAAAGTCAACGTCACGCTTAAGTACCCGGGGAAGAGGCTGGAGCACAATGGCATCAAAGTTGAGTTTGTCGGCCAGATAG aGCTGTACTACGACAGAGGGAACCACCATGAGTTTGTGTCTTTAGTGAAAGACTTGGCTCGGCCAGGAGAGCTGACGCAGTCTCAGACATTTGACTTCGAGTTCACACATGTGGAAAAACCGTACGAGTCATACACTGGTCAGAACGTCAAGCTACG TTACTTCCTCAAGGTGACGATAAGCCGGAAGCTCAGCGACATCACCAAGGAGCTGGACATTGTGGTTCACACCCTGAGCACATACCCTGACCTCAACTCCTCCATCAAGATGGAAGTGGGGATCGAGGACTGTCTGCACATAGAATTTGAGTACAATAAATCCAA GTATCACCTAAAAGATGTGATTGTTGGGAAGATTTACTTCCTCCTGGTGAGGATTAAGATCAGGCATATGGAGATCGACATCATCAGACGAGAGACCACCGGCACGGGACCCAGCGTTTACAACGAGAACGACACCATAGCCAAGTACGAGATTATGGACGGAGCTCCGGTCAGAG GAGAATCCATCCCCATCCGGCTGTTTCTGGCAAGCTACGAGTTGACGCCCACCATGAAAGACGTCAACAAGAAGTTTTCAGTGCGATACTTCCTCAACTTGGTTCTCATAGACGAGGAGGACAGACGCTATTTCAAACAACAG GAAATCATTTTGTGGAGGAAAGGTGACATAGTGAAGAAGAGCATGTCTCACCAGGCCATCATGGCTGCACAGCGCTTCGAGGGCTCCTCCAATCCAGAGAAGTCCCACAGTCAGAGCGCTGAGGACGGCAAGAGCTAA